The genome window TTAAACTACCCCCCTAAAATTATGAAACTAAGCACAACTCTCACCTGCTTACTTATTAGTAACATCCTCCTAGTCAACCCAGTTGTAGCACAAATCGCACCCGATAATACCCTGGGAGATGAGAACTCTCGCGTTGAAAATAGAGGCAATAGAGATATCATCAACGGTGGAGCCACCAGAGGTGATAACCTGTTTCATAGCTTCAGAGAATTTAACGTAGAAGCAGGTAGAGGCGCTTATTTTGAGAATCCTGCAGCCATACGCAACA of Gloeocapsa sp. PCC 73106 contains these proteins:
- a CDS encoding filamentous hemagglutinin N-terminal domain-containing protein; the encoded protein is MKLSTTLTCLLISNILLVNPVVAQIAPDNTLGDENSRVENRGNRDIINGGATRGDNLFHSFREFNVEAGRGAYFENPAAIRNILSRVTGNNLSNIQGVLGVLGNANLFLINPNGIIFGPNARLDMNGSFFGSSANSIVFSNFEFSTINPEAPPLLTINIPV